GACCCCATTTCATCCCGGCCGCCAGGAACCAGGTGAGCGCCAGGATCACCCACCAGATGGAGCTGGACATGCTGAAGAAGTACAGCATCATGAACAATATGGTGCAGCCTTCCTTCTTGGTGCCCTGAACCACAGTCCTGAACTCGTTCTCGAACTGCTCGTTGCAGACAACCTTGTCCTCCAGGAGAAATCCGGCGATGTAGGCGATGGACACCATGGTGTAGCAGCCGGACAGGAATATGATGGGTCTCTCCGGGTAGCTGAAGCGCTTCATGTCCACCAGATAAGTCAGAACTGTGAATAAAGTTGAAGCGCAGCATAGGACGGACCAGATCCCGATCCAGATGCGCGCAAACTTCTGCTCGTCCTCGCTGAAGTACATCATGCCGTGCAGTTTTCTGGGCTCGCAGGGCGCTCCGCAGTTGTCCTCTCCCATGAAGCGGTAGTTGAGGTACGGGGGGACTCTGAGCGACGGCGGGCACTGGAAGCGGCCGCGCTGGGAGGGCTCCGGAGGCGCCTGCGTCGCGTCGGGAGTCGGGCTGACTGGGGGGCTCGGCCCGGTGGTGTTCTGTCCCACGCAGAGCTCTCCGCCGTGCACCGGGAAGGACTCGCACGCCAGGCTCTCCGGCCACTGGAAGCCGAATTTATTCATCAGCGCCTCGCAGCCCTGACGCGCGCGCTCGCAGAGGGACCGGCACGGCGGCAGCGCCTGCTCCAGCACCGTGCACACCGGCGCGTACATGGAGCACAGGAAGAACTTGAGGTCTGGCGAGCACTGCACTTTCACCAGCGGGTAAAACTGGTGCACTTCCAGTCCCGCGTCCTCCTGGTTGGTGTGGCCGAGCAGGTTGGGCATGATGGTCTCGTTGTAGGCGATGTCCGTGCACAGAGGGATGGAGATGGGCTGGCAGAAGCCATGCTCGGGCACCGACATTCCGCGGTCTCCGTACTGCGCGCGGGCGCTCAGAGCTCCGAGGGCGATCAGgaagagcgcgcgcgcggccatACTTTCGGTGTGCGGTGAGAAAGAGTCTCCAGTCGGCCAACGCGGCCGCCAGCGCAGCTTTCTCCACTCTGATGTTTGTCTCTCTGATTGagtatgtgtgtatgcgtgtgtgtttgacTCCGAGTAAAGTTGTGTGAAGTGCTGCTGGAGCTCCGTGGGTCGCTCTGGACCGGAGCGCGGAGTGTCGCGGTGTGTGTCGGAGTTTGGAGCTGTTCAGACCCGCTCAGGCGCCCTGCTGTCTGCGGCTCATCAGCGTCGGGCGCGGGCGGGGCGGCGGACAGACGGAGTGCGGAGGGAGCGTCGCGATTTCGTTCCCTTTGCGTTTTTCTCAGTGAGCGAATCGGGAGGTGCAATTTTTTTAGTAACATTATTTTGTGTTAGGCTTCAGATAATgtaatgcatgcatttatttaaatacatccaACCCATCcaataattttcctttggcttagtcccttatttatcaggggtcgccacagcggaatgaaccgccaactaatgcagcatatgttttacacagccaatgcccttccagccgcaacctaggaAAATATTCTTATTGGTTAGCACctaatagcaagaaggttgctggttcgagtccaagctggattagttggtgtttctgagtggagtttgcatgttctctccgtgttggcatgggtttcctccgcgtgctccagtatctcccacagttcaaacacatgtaatgtaatgccgtaatgtatgagtgtgtgtttgtgacagagagaatgagtgtgaatgggtgtttcacagtattgggttgcagctggaagggcatccactgtgtgaaacatatgctggaatagttggcggtttattctgctgtggcgactattgataaataaagggactaagacgaagaaaaatgaataaatgaataattatattcAAACATGCATGCAAATAGTAAAATTACCAATTATAAGAatacaaatattataaattatagtaatatacattattatttgcatgcatattttcatatgacaataatattaataacaacattaacaataataattgcattaaaatataatattaataataataaatctactaaACTACAATCTAATCCAAATATGTATGCAAATAGCAATAATAACcctaatattgttaataataataataatgataataacaggaTTTCTGAAGCACTGTTCATCTGTAAGCATGCACTAACGTACAGCACAGTGAAATTGCGACGGCCCCTAAATCTGCTGCTTTACTATTGGctgctgtgtgtgtctgtaggAGAAACCAGAGGAACATGATTTGCTCTGACAGGAGAATGTAAAGACAGCCTTCACTAAGAGTTTGCAGACGCCTGGAATACAAAACACCTCCAGTTCAAAACACTGCGCGCTACAGCTCGAATACACTGCACACACTCACCATGGACATTTACtattataatgaaaacaataacaaaaataggaataataataacattaataccaGCATGAACagtaaaataatagtaaatagcaataaaaaataacaataataacataataattacatatatatgaacagtaaaaataatttaatagtaataaaataataacagcaaaacaagaacaacaacctcaataataatttaacaaaaaatattaatatgaatagttaaaaaaatagtaataattatgaaaaacaataataacagtaataaaataataataatattaataatagtagtaatattgtcataaaataataataataatatcaattataatagtagtagtaattgtcaaattaataataataatagtagtagtaaaaaaatacttttttaattagAATATACAAAAGggataataatgtaataaaatactactactactactaataataatatcaacaacaacaaaaattcaacaataatataaatatgactagtaaaaaagtaataaataataacaacaataatattaatataaacagtaaaataataataataaaaatagtactaaaataataacaacaactatattaatttaaataataaaaataatagtaataaaacaacaataataacaattataataaataattaataatagtaataattaaaaataataataatacaaattgtaataaaataattataatattaatatgaatagtaaaaatgataaaaatagcaataacaacaatattaacaacaacaacaacaagtacaataatataataatattagaattagtaaaaataataagtaatagtataaaataataacaataataacagcaacaataatagtaataaaaataatagtagcaataaaataataaaaaataacaacagtaataataatttaatataatattaatttaaatagtaaaaaactaataaataacaacaacaataaaaataataatactaacaaaaataaaataataacaataataatagtaataaaataaaaattgtaaaataataatacatgaataataatatgaacagtaaaattaataataaaaatagtaataaaataataacaataataatagcataatattgatatgaatagtgtaagtaatattaataaaatagtaatacaataataacaacaacaataataataatataaaaaagcctaataataataatagttaaataataacaataa
This sequence is a window from Danio rerio strain Tuebingen ecotype United States chromosome 16, GRCz12tu, whole genome shotgun sequence. Protein-coding genes within it:
- the fzd1 gene encoding frizzled-1 precursor, translated to MAARALFLIALGALSARAQYGDRGMSVPEHGFCQPISIPLCTDIAYNETIMPNLLGHTNQEDAGLEVHQFYPLVKVQCSPDLKFFLCSMYAPVCTVLEQALPPCRSLCERARQGCEALMNKFGFQWPESLACESFPVHGGELCVGQNTTGPSPPVSPTPDATQAPPEPSQRGRFQCPPSLRVPPYLNYRFMGEDNCGAPCEPRKLHGMMYFSEDEQKFARIWIGIWSVLCCASTLFTVLTYLVDMKRFSYPERPIIFLSGCYTMVSIAYIAGFLLEDKVVCNEQFENEFRTVVQGTKKEGCTILFMMLYFFSMSSSIWWVILALTWFLAAGMKWGHEAIEANSQYFHLAAWAVPAIKTITILAVGQVDGDVLSGVCFVGINSVDALRGFVLAPLFVYLFIGTSFLLAGFVSLFRIRTIMKHDGTKTEKLEKLMVRIGIFSVLYTVPATIVIACYFYEQAFRAHWEQTWSAHSCKTYAVPCPAHNPQMNPDFTVFMIKYLMTLIVGITSGFWIWSGKTLNSWRKFYTRLANSKQGETTV